The genomic DNA GGCACTCGTTGTTGCCCGCGATCTCGTCGAGGGTCGCGTGCAGGGCCTCGACCAATTCGTACGACAACGCGTTCAGTTTCTCGGGCCGATTGAGGGTGATGACGGCGATGTCGGGTCGGGGGTAGGCCAGCTCAAGGGTCATGCGCCGGACCCTAGCCGGTGCTGTGCCACCCGTTGACGCCAACGGCGATCATTCGTAGTTGTTTGACCGCGGTGCGGTGGATGGCCTCGACAGACTGTGCGTCAGTTGCGTCTTCGAGAGCCTCGGCCGTCGAGATCATCGCATTGACGAACAGGTTCGTCAGGATGTTGAGGTCCTCACTGCTCCAGTCCTTGAGACCCGGGAAACGGGCGAGGTCGATCGCGAGTTCCGAGGTGATCAGCCGGATCTCGGTGCGGATCGCGTAGCGCAGTACCGAGACCCCGCTGGAGCGTTCGCGGGCGATGAACCGCCAGTGTTCGCGACGTTCGTTGACGCTGCCGATCAGGATCTCGGCCGAGGACTCGA from Mycobacterium sp. DL440 includes the following:
- a CDS encoding TetR family transcriptional regulator, with amino-acid sequence MNKRTPNSRTPTSRTRRPDSASRSRETLSREERKEATRRAIIAAALTLLEDRSFSALSLREVTREAGIVPAAFYRHFDSMDALGLVLIDESFRSLRDMLRGARAGKLDPHHVIESSAEILIGSVNERREHWRFIARERSSGVSVLRYAIRTEIRLITSELAIDLARFPGLKDWSSEDLNILTNLFVNAMISTAEALEDATDAQSVEAIHRTAVKQLRMIAVGVNGWHSTG